The Candidatus Neomarinimicrobiota bacterium genome segment TATTTCAACTGATTATATATTTGATGGTGTAAATGGTCCTTATTCTGAAAATGATCCTCCTTCACCAATAAACTATTACGGTTTAACGAAATATGAAGGTGAAAAGATTGTGCAGGTATCGAACATTCCATGGACTATTGTAAGAACGAATGTTCTTTTTGGTAATAGTAAATATCAGCAGGCGAGCTTCGTTAGCTGGGTAATTAGAAAAGTGAGTAATAGAGAAGTGATATATGTTGTTAATGATCAATATGGCAATCCTACATGGGCAAATGCTCTTGCCGAGGCTATATCTGCTATTCTTGAGAAAAAAGCTTTGGGTTTATATCATTATGGTGGGAAGGATTATATAAATAGATTTTCTTTTGCTCTAGAAATTGTTGCTGTATTTGATCTCGACCCTAAATTTGTAAAACCTACTACAACCAAAGCCTTGAATCAAGTGGCAAGAAGACCATATAGGGGCGGATTAGCGGTAGAAAAAATCAAGAGTGAATTAGGAGTAAGAATTTATTCAATCAGAGAAGCATTAGAAGCGATGAAAAGAGGACTATAAGGTTGAAGTCTCTTGTAATAATTCCTACGTATAATGAAAAGGAAAACATAAAAGTAGTTATTGATAAGGTCAATGCACTCGGTATTGATATTGATATTCTTGTTGTTGATGATAATAGCCCGGATGGTACGGGGAAAATTGTAAGTGACTTGGCAAAAGAGAATTCTCGCATACATTTAATTGGAAGGAAGGGTAAGCTTGGATTGGGTTCTGCTTACGTTGAAGGTTTTAAATGGGCATTGAGTCGTGACTATGAATATATTATAGAAATGGACGCCGATCTATCTCATAATCCTTTCGATATACCAAGGCTATTGAATAAAAGTAAAAAAAGTTATGATGTAGTAATTGGGTCGAGATATTGTGACGGGGTAAAT includes the following:
- the rfbD gene encoding dTDP-4-dehydrorhamnose reductase; this encodes MNILITGANGMLGEKCFHILSDKFSVITTDLGEKCLYSDDAAYTRLDITEEKSVIEFIRELKPDAVVNCAAYTDVDGAEKSREIAWNVNVKGVENLVKAIEPIGAHLIHISTDYIFDGVNGPYSENDPPSPINYYGLTKYEGEKIVQVSNIPWTIVRTNVLFGNSKYQQASFVSWVIRKVSNREVIYVVNDQYGNPTWANALAEAISAILEKKALGLYHYGGKDYINRFSFALEIVAVFDLDPKFVKPTTTKALNQVARRPYRGGLAVEKIKSELGVRIYSIREALEAMKRGL
- a CDS encoding polyprenol monophosphomannose synthase: MKSLVIIPTYNEKENIKVVIDKVNALGIDIDILVVDDNSPDGTGKIVSDLAKENSRIHLIGRKGKLGLGSAYVEGFKWALSRDYEYIIEMDADLSHNPFDIPRLLNKSKKSYDVVIGSRYCDGVNVVHWPIKRLILSYGANKYTRIVTGLPVKDCTAGFVCYKRVVLENINFEKIKSTGYAFQIEMKYRAWKKGFSLVEIPIIFEERTEGKSKMTKHIIYEAALMVWKLKILSILGLLK